The Vanrija pseudolonga chromosome 1, complete sequence genomic sequence CCCCGAGTCTACGATCTAGGATAGCCAGCCGGATCGCTCCGCTGGACGTTGTGCGCACCGGTGTGCCGCTCGAGACATAAAGAGAGCTGGGGAGTGCCAAGAACATCCCAACTCACCAGCTCTGGCGCTACACCACACCGCAGCAcccaacagcaacaacagcacaATGAccttcgacgacgagaagcacgccgacggcgtggtcAAGGTCGCCAGCCACGACAACCTCCGGAGTGTCACGAATGTCTCCGTCTCTGAcatcgagtcggccgacgacttcctcgaggcggccgcacTCGCCACTGAGCGCGAGCACACCCTCAGCTTCCGTGAAGCGCTCCGCCTCTACCCCGGCGCATTCATGTGGGCCATCTTCGTCTCCTTCACCATCATTATGGACGGCTTTGATCTCTCGATCATCAGCAACTTTATGGCATACCCCGAGTTTGCTAAAAAGTTTGGAGACCACCACCCTGGCAGCAACCCAGAGTACCTCATCAGCACCAAGTGGAACGTCACCCTCAGCAACGTCGGCATCATTGGAAACTTCTTCGGTCTTACGGCTATGGGCATTCTTACTCCGATGTTTGGCCACCGCATCGTCATGATGGGCACCCTCGTTTTGATGGTGGCCTTCAACTTCCTTCCCTTCTGTGAGCGTCTCATCTCCCAAGCATGACCTTGCTGACTCCCTAGTTGCGCCCAACGTCCAGGTCCTCACCGCTGGCCAGGCGCTCCAGGGTGTCACGATCGGCCTCTTTGGAATCATGGGCTCGGTGTACGCCTCGGAAGTGGCGCCTCTCCCCCTCCGTGGTTTCCTCACTTGTGAGTGCCTCGTCTCGACGCAGCTACTGACTGGTTAGCTTTCGTCAACATTTGTTGGGTTATCGGCCAGCTCATCTTCTCGGGCATCCTGGTGAGCGAATTTTTAAGTGACCTATCTAACTCGTAACAGGTCGGTCTCACGCCCATGCACTCTGAGTGGGCCTACCGCATCCCCTACGCCCTCGTTTGGTTCTGGCCCATTCCCCTCTTCGCCATTGCCTATTTCTGCCCTGACTCGCCCTACTGGTGCGTCGCCAAGGGCAGgtacgcgctcgccgagaagaaCCTCCAGCGTCTGTCTTCCGGctcgaccgacgccgagatccgccgctcgctcgccatgATCGTCCACACGAACAAGCTGGAGAAGGCCCAGTCGGAGAGCGCCTCCATTTGGGAGTGCTTCAAGGGAACCAACCTCCGCCGTACCGAGATTGCGTGCATGGTGCTCTCGAGTCAGGCCTGGTGCGGACAGGTGTTCGCCTACGGCTCGACCTACTTCTTCATGATGGCCGGCTTCAACGCCGACAACTCGTACAAACTCAACTTTGGCTCCATGGGCGTCGCGTTTGTCGGTACCGTTGGTTCGTGGATCCTCATGGTCTACTTCGGCCGTCGCCCCATCATCATCTGGGGATACATCGCCATGACCCTctgccttgtcctcgtcggtggACTTGCCTTCAAGGACACTCAGTCAGCTCTCTGGGCTCAGGCTGCTATGACCGTCCTGTGGCTCTTCTTCTACTCGCTCTGCATGGGCCCGCCAACCTTCTCTCTTGCCGCCGAGATTTCGGCCACGCGTCTCCGTCCCCAGACTCTTGCCATTGGTCGCTTCTCTTACCACCTTGCTCGCCTCATCTCGAACACGGTCGAGCCCTACCTCATCaaccccagcgccgccaacctcaagggcaagacggCCCTCGTGTGGGTTGGCACTTCGGTCATCAACATCCTCTGGTGTTTCTTCCGCATGCCCGAGACCAAGGGTATCACTTACGCCGAAATGGACATTCTGTTCGACAAGAAGACGCCTGCGTGGAAGTTCAAGTCGACCCAGGTCGACGTTATTGATGACCGCCACGACTGAGGGAGGTTAGCGGATAAATATGGGGCCAAAAAGGCGAagcgcgaggaagatgaTGCTTGGGAAGAGAATGTTTCGAAGTAAACACTTGGGGAGAGAAGGTTTGTAGGGAATCGAGATGAATCATCTGTTTAAATGTGCTGTCCAAGTCGCGGCGACAAGGGATGATTGCCATCTGAGGTGACCTCCGACCGACGAATAAAATGCACCGAGGTACCGACGTATGTACCGACGCCACCCTTCGTCGGCTCCCTCGGGCGGAGATTGCATAGACCAACTTGCTCTTCATCTGCCCTGCATGTGTCGGTACCGCTGCACCGATGCCTCTTGCTTGGTTCAAGGGCATGCTACTGTACAGGGAGATGATCGCCAGGCAAGAGGTtgcacgccgcctcggtgcccACTTCCTCCTCCGACGACCACTCCAGCAACACACCACCGATCGGGGGCGACTTCCGACACTCCCATCGATACATGGAATGAGATCACA encodes the following:
- the MAL11_2 gene encoding General alpha-glucoside permease is translated as MTFDDEKHADGVVKVASHDNLRSVTNVSVSDIESADDFLEAAALATEREHTLSFREALRLYPGAFMWAIFVSFTIIMDGFDLSIISNFMAYPEFAKKFGDHHPGSNPEYLISTKWNVTLSNVGIIGNFFGLTAMGILTPMFGHRIVMMGTLVLMVAFNFLPFFAPNVQVLTAGQALQGVTIGLFGIMGSVYASEVAPLPLRGFLTSFVNICWVIGQLIFSGILVGLTPMHSEWAYRIPYALVWFWPIPLFAIAYFCPDSPYWCVAKGRYALAEKNLQRLSSGSTDAEIRRSLAMIVHTNKLEKAQSESASIWECFKGTNLRRTEIACMVLSSQAWCGQVFAYGSTYFFMMAGFNADNSYKLNFGSMGVAFVGTVGSWILMVYFGRRPIIIWGYIAMTLCLVLVGGLAFKDTQSALWAQAAMTVLWLFFYSLCMGPPTFSLAAEISATRLRPQTLAIGRFSYHLARLISNTVEPYLINPSAANLKGKTALVWVGTSVINILWCFFRMPETKGITYAEMDILFDKKTPAWKFKSTQVDVIDDRHD